Proteins co-encoded in one Medicago truncatula cultivar Jemalong A17 chromosome 8, MtrunA17r5.0-ANR, whole genome shotgun sequence genomic window:
- the LOC11421236 gene encoding probable LRR receptor-like serine/threonine-protein kinase At1g05700 isoform X1, whose translation MKQTIMRMLLHFLLALLGGLTILVLIQAQDQSGFISIDCGLPEHLSYSDTDTDLNYISDAKFIDSGVSKKILSTNNVRRYLEYVRSFPSGVRNCYRINVTSGTKYLIRASFYYGNYDDLNDPPQFDLHFGANVWDTVKFPNASRMRFNEIIYSPSQDYIQPCLVNTGQGTPFISAIELRPLNNETYVTSSVLSLFNRCNLGSITDIEYRYKDDVYDRMWFSYELIDWRRLSTSLNNDHLVQNIYKPPTIVMSTAATPVNASAPLQFHWSSNNENDQYYLYIHFNEVEELAANETREFNITVNDKLWFGPVTPIYRTPDLIFSTEPLRRAETYQISLSKTKNSTLPPILNAFEIYMAKDFSQLETQQDDVDNITNIKNAYGVTRNWQGDPCAPVNYMWEGLNCSTDDDNNPPRITSLNLSSSGLTGEISSSISKLTMLQYLDLSNNSLNGPLPDFLIQLRSLQVLNVGKNNLTGLVPSELLERSKTGSLSLSVDDNPGLCKKESCRKKKNLFVPLIASFSAMIVIVLISLGFWIFKRKRPVIITSSNSKNRASTKSKHQRFSYTEIVNITDNFKTIIGEGGFGKVYFGTLQDQTEVAVKMLSPSSMQGYKEFEAEAQLLTVVHHRNLVSLVGYCDEGEIKALIYEYMANGNLQQHLLVENSNMLNWNERLNIAVDAAHGLDYLHNGCKPPTMHRDLKPSNILLDENMHAKIADFGLSRAFDNDIDSHISTRPAGTFGYVDPKFQRTGNTNKKNDIYSFGIVLLELITGKKALVRASGESIHILQWVTPIVERGDIRSIIDARLQGKFDINSAWKVVEIAMSSTSPIEVERPDMSQILAELKECLSLDMVHRNNGRERAIVELTSLNIASDTIPLAR comes from the exons ATGAAGCAAACAATAATGAGAATGTTACTGCATTTTCTTTTAGCATTGCTTGGTGGTCTTACTATTTTAGTTTTGATACAAGCTCAGGATCAATCAG GATTCATTAGCATAGATTGTGGTCTACCTGAACATTTGAGCTATTCTGATACGGACACAGACCTAAATTACATTTCAGATGCCAAATTCATAGATAGCGGTGTGAGTAAGAAGATATTGTCTACAAACAATGTTCGACGGTATCTAGAATATGTGAGAAGCTTTCCAAGTGGAGTGAGAAATTGTTACAGAATAAATGTAACATCTGGTACTAAATATTTAATCAGAGCTTCTTTCTATTATGGTAACTATGATGATTTAAATGACCCTCCACAATTTGATCTTCATTTTGGAGCTAATGTTTGGGATACTGTGAAGTTCCCCAATGCATCACGTATGAGATTCAATGAGATCATTTACAGTCCATCACAAGATTACATACAACCATGTCTTGTTAACACAGGCCAAGGGACTCCATTCATTTCGGCTATAGAATTGAGGCCTTTGAACAATGAAACTTACGTCACATCTTCAGTATTATCACTCTTCAATCGATGCAATTTAGGTTCCATCACAGACATAGAATACAG GTAcaaagatgatgtttatgaccGCATGTGGTTTTCTTATGAGTTAATTGATTGGAGACGATTAAGCACCTCACTTAACAACGATCATCTAGTTCAGAATATTTATAAACCACCAACAATTGTGATGAGCACTGCAGCTACACCAGTAAATGCTAGCGCCCCTTTACAATTTCATTGGAGTtcaaataatgaaaatgatcaaTACTACCTCTACATTCACTTTAATGAGGTTGAAGAGCTGGCCGCAAATGAAACTAGAGAGTTCAATATCACAGTGAATGACAAGTTATGGTTTGGACCTGTGACGCCTATATACCGGACACCAGATCTCATATTTAGTACAGAACCTTTGCGTAGAGCcgaaacatatcaaatttctcTTTCCAAGACAAAGAATTCAACCCTTCCACCCATCCTAAATGCCTTTGAGATTTATATGGCAAAAGACTTCTCACAATTAGAAACTCAACAGGATGATG TTGATAATATCACAAACATCAAGAATGCTTATGGAGTGACTAGAAATTGGCAAGGAGATCCATGTGCCCCTGTGAATTATATGTGGGAAGGCCTAAACTGTAGCACTGATGATGACAATAATCCCCCAAGAATCACATCTTT GAATTTGTCTTCAAGTGGATTGACAGGAGAGATATCATCTTCCATATCAAAGCTAACTATGTTACAATACTT GGATTTGTCAAACAATAGCTTAAACGGTCCTTTACCTGATTTTCTGATACAACTTCGGTCACTACAAGTCTT AAACGTGGGGAAGAACAATCTTACTGGATTAGTTCCAAGTGAACTCCTTGAGAGATCAAAAACAGGTTCACTATCACTAAG TGTAGATGATAATCCCGGCCTTTGTAAAAAGGAATCATGcagaaagaagaagaatttgTTTGTACCACTTATAGCATCGTTTTCAGCAATGATTGTAATCGTCTTGATTTCTCTTGGATTTTGGATATTCAAAAGAAAGAGACCAG TTATAATTACGTCTTCAAACTCTAAGAATAgggcttcaacaaaatcaaaacatcAAAGATTCAGTTATACTGAAATTGTCAATATTACTGATAACTTCAAAACTATTATTGGAGAAGGAGGATTTGGAAAAGTTTACTTTGGCACTCTACAAGATCAAACTGAAGTCGCTGTTAAGATGCTTTCACCATCATCAATGCAAGGTTATAAGGAATTTGAAGCAGAG gCACAACTTCTAACAGTTGTTCATCATAGAAATTTGGTCTCCCTTGTTGGATATTGTGATGAAGGTGAAATCAAAGCATTAATTTATGAATACATGGCCAATGGAAATCTCCAACAACATTTATTAG TGGAAAATTCAAATATGTTAAATTGGAATGAGAGACTTAACATTGCAGTTGATGCAGCACAcg GATTGGATTATCTGCATAATGGATGCAAACCACCTACTATGCATAGAGATTTGAAACCTTCAAACATATTACTAGATGAAAACATGCATGCCAAGATTGCTGATTTTGGTCTGAGTAGAGCTTTTGATAACGATATTGATTCTCATATATCCACACGCCCTGCTGGTACATTTGGTTATGTTGATCCAAA ATTCCAGAGAACAGGAAacacaaataagaaaaatgatatctACAGCTTTGGGATAGTTCTACTTGAATTGATCACTGGAAAGAAAGCATTAGTAAGAGCATCAGGAGAAAGCATTCACATACTTCAATGGGTTACTCCAATAGTTGAAAGAGGAGATATTCGAAGCATTATTGATGCAAGGTTGCAAGGTAAATTCGACATCAATTCGGCATGGAAAGTTGTTGAGATAGCCATGTCAAGCACTTCACCAATTGAAGTTGAAAGGCCAGACATGAGTCAAATATTGGCAGAGCTAAAGGAATGTCTATCTTTGGACATGGTTCACAGAAATAATGGAAGAGAAAGAGCTATAGTTGAATTGACTTCATTAAATATTGCATCAGATACCATTCCTTTAGCTAGGTAA
- the LOC11421236 gene encoding putative leucine-rich repeat receptor-like serine/threonine-protein kinase At2g19230 isoform X2, whose amino-acid sequence MKQTIMRMLLHFLLALLGGLTILVLIQAQDQSGFISIDCGLPEHLSYSDTDTDLNYISDAKFIDSGVSKKILSTNNVRRYLEYVRSFPSGVRNCYRINVTSGTKYLIRASFYYGNYDDLNDPPQFDLHFGANVWDTVKFPNASRMRFNEIIYSPSQDYIQPCLVNTGQGTPFISAIELRPLNNETYVTSSVLSLFNRCNLGSITDIEYRYKDDVYDRMWFSYELIDWRRLSTSLNNDHLVQNIYKPPTIVMSTAATPVNASAPLQFHWSSNNENDQYYLYIHFNEVEELAANETREFNITVNDKLWFGPVTPIYRTPDLIFSTEPLRRAETYQISLSKTKNSTLPPILNAFEIYMAKDFSQLETQQDDVDNITNIKNAYGVTRNWQGDPCAPVNYMWEGLNCSTDDDNNPPRITSLDLSNNSLNGPLPDFLIQLRSLQVLNVGKNNLTGLVPSELLERSKTGSLSLSVDDNPGLCKKESCRKKKNLFVPLIASFSAMIVIVLISLGFWIFKRKRPVIITSSNSKNRASTKSKHQRFSYTEIVNITDNFKTIIGEGGFGKVYFGTLQDQTEVAVKMLSPSSMQGYKEFEAEAQLLTVVHHRNLVSLVGYCDEGEIKALIYEYMANGNLQQHLLVENSNMLNWNERLNIAVDAAHGLDYLHNGCKPPTMHRDLKPSNILLDENMHAKIADFGLSRAFDNDIDSHISTRPAGTFGYVDPKFQRTGNTNKKNDIYSFGIVLLELITGKKALVRASGESIHILQWVTPIVERGDIRSIIDARLQGKFDINSAWKVVEIAMSSTSPIEVERPDMSQILAELKECLSLDMVHRNNGRERAIVELTSLNIASDTIPLAR is encoded by the exons ATGAAGCAAACAATAATGAGAATGTTACTGCATTTTCTTTTAGCATTGCTTGGTGGTCTTACTATTTTAGTTTTGATACAAGCTCAGGATCAATCAG GATTCATTAGCATAGATTGTGGTCTACCTGAACATTTGAGCTATTCTGATACGGACACAGACCTAAATTACATTTCAGATGCCAAATTCATAGATAGCGGTGTGAGTAAGAAGATATTGTCTACAAACAATGTTCGACGGTATCTAGAATATGTGAGAAGCTTTCCAAGTGGAGTGAGAAATTGTTACAGAATAAATGTAACATCTGGTACTAAATATTTAATCAGAGCTTCTTTCTATTATGGTAACTATGATGATTTAAATGACCCTCCACAATTTGATCTTCATTTTGGAGCTAATGTTTGGGATACTGTGAAGTTCCCCAATGCATCACGTATGAGATTCAATGAGATCATTTACAGTCCATCACAAGATTACATACAACCATGTCTTGTTAACACAGGCCAAGGGACTCCATTCATTTCGGCTATAGAATTGAGGCCTTTGAACAATGAAACTTACGTCACATCTTCAGTATTATCACTCTTCAATCGATGCAATTTAGGTTCCATCACAGACATAGAATACAG GTAcaaagatgatgtttatgaccGCATGTGGTTTTCTTATGAGTTAATTGATTGGAGACGATTAAGCACCTCACTTAACAACGATCATCTAGTTCAGAATATTTATAAACCACCAACAATTGTGATGAGCACTGCAGCTACACCAGTAAATGCTAGCGCCCCTTTACAATTTCATTGGAGTtcaaataatgaaaatgatcaaTACTACCTCTACATTCACTTTAATGAGGTTGAAGAGCTGGCCGCAAATGAAACTAGAGAGTTCAATATCACAGTGAATGACAAGTTATGGTTTGGACCTGTGACGCCTATATACCGGACACCAGATCTCATATTTAGTACAGAACCTTTGCGTAGAGCcgaaacatatcaaatttctcTTTCCAAGACAAAGAATTCAACCCTTCCACCCATCCTAAATGCCTTTGAGATTTATATGGCAAAAGACTTCTCACAATTAGAAACTCAACAGGATGATG TTGATAATATCACAAACATCAAGAATGCTTATGGAGTGACTAGAAATTGGCAAGGAGATCCATGTGCCCCTGTGAATTATATGTGGGAAGGCCTAAACTGTAGCACTGATGATGACAATAATCCCCCAAGAATCACATCTTT GGATTTGTCAAACAATAGCTTAAACGGTCCTTTACCTGATTTTCTGATACAACTTCGGTCACTACAAGTCTT AAACGTGGGGAAGAACAATCTTACTGGATTAGTTCCAAGTGAACTCCTTGAGAGATCAAAAACAGGTTCACTATCACTAAG TGTAGATGATAATCCCGGCCTTTGTAAAAAGGAATCATGcagaaagaagaagaatttgTTTGTACCACTTATAGCATCGTTTTCAGCAATGATTGTAATCGTCTTGATTTCTCTTGGATTTTGGATATTCAAAAGAAAGAGACCAG TTATAATTACGTCTTCAAACTCTAAGAATAgggcttcaacaaaatcaaaacatcAAAGATTCAGTTATACTGAAATTGTCAATATTACTGATAACTTCAAAACTATTATTGGAGAAGGAGGATTTGGAAAAGTTTACTTTGGCACTCTACAAGATCAAACTGAAGTCGCTGTTAAGATGCTTTCACCATCATCAATGCAAGGTTATAAGGAATTTGAAGCAGAG gCACAACTTCTAACAGTTGTTCATCATAGAAATTTGGTCTCCCTTGTTGGATATTGTGATGAAGGTGAAATCAAAGCATTAATTTATGAATACATGGCCAATGGAAATCTCCAACAACATTTATTAG TGGAAAATTCAAATATGTTAAATTGGAATGAGAGACTTAACATTGCAGTTGATGCAGCACAcg GATTGGATTATCTGCATAATGGATGCAAACCACCTACTATGCATAGAGATTTGAAACCTTCAAACATATTACTAGATGAAAACATGCATGCCAAGATTGCTGATTTTGGTCTGAGTAGAGCTTTTGATAACGATATTGATTCTCATATATCCACACGCCCTGCTGGTACATTTGGTTATGTTGATCCAAA ATTCCAGAGAACAGGAAacacaaataagaaaaatgatatctACAGCTTTGGGATAGTTCTACTTGAATTGATCACTGGAAAGAAAGCATTAGTAAGAGCATCAGGAGAAAGCATTCACATACTTCAATGGGTTACTCCAATAGTTGAAAGAGGAGATATTCGAAGCATTATTGATGCAAGGTTGCAAGGTAAATTCGACATCAATTCGGCATGGAAAGTTGTTGAGATAGCCATGTCAAGCACTTCACCAATTGAAGTTGAAAGGCCAGACATGAGTCAAATATTGGCAGAGCTAAAGGAATGTCTATCTTTGGACATGGTTCACAGAAATAATGGAAGAGAAAGAGCTATAGTTGAATTGACTTCATTAAATATTGCATCAGATACCATTCCTTTAGCTAGGTAA
- the LOC11421236 gene encoding probable LRR receptor-like serine/threonine-protein kinase At1g05700 isoform X3, with protein MKQTIMRMLLHFLLALLGGLTILVLIQAQDQSGFISIDCGLPEHLSYSDTDTDLNYISDAKFIDSGVSKKILSTNNVRRYLEYVRSFPSGVRNCYRINVTSGTKYLIRASFYYGNYDDLNDPPQFDLHFGANVWDTVKFPNASRMRFNEIIYSPSQDYIQPCLVNTGQGTPFISAIELRPLNNETYVTSSVLSLFNRCNLGSITDIEYRYKDDVYDRMWFSYELIDWRRLSTSLNNDHLVQNIYKPPTIVMSTAATPVNASAPLQFHWSSNNENDQYYLYIHFNEVEELAANETREFNITVNDKLWFGPVTPIYRTPDLIFSTEPLRRAETYQISLSKTKNSTLPPILNAFEIYMAKDFSQLETQQDDVDNITNIKNAYGVTRNWQGDPCAPVNYMWEGLNCSTDDDNNPPRITSLNLSSSGLTGEISSSISKLTMLQYLDLSNNSLNGPLPDFLIQLRSLQVLNVGKNNLTGLVPSELLERSKTGSLSLSVDDNPGLCKKESCRKKKNLFVPLIASFSAMIVIVLISLGFWIFKRKRPGGFGKVYFGTLQDQTEVAVKMLSPSSMQGYKEFEAEAQLLTVVHHRNLVSLVGYCDEGEIKALIYEYMANGNLQQHLLVENSNMLNWNERLNIAVDAAHGLDYLHNGCKPPTMHRDLKPSNILLDENMHAKIADFGLSRAFDNDIDSHISTRPAGTFGYVDPKFQRTGNTNKKNDIYSFGIVLLELITGKKALVRASGESIHILQWVTPIVERGDIRSIIDARLQGKFDINSAWKVVEIAMSSTSPIEVERPDMSQILAELKECLSLDMVHRNNGRERAIVELTSLNIASDTIPLAR; from the exons ATGAAGCAAACAATAATGAGAATGTTACTGCATTTTCTTTTAGCATTGCTTGGTGGTCTTACTATTTTAGTTTTGATACAAGCTCAGGATCAATCAG GATTCATTAGCATAGATTGTGGTCTACCTGAACATTTGAGCTATTCTGATACGGACACAGACCTAAATTACATTTCAGATGCCAAATTCATAGATAGCGGTGTGAGTAAGAAGATATTGTCTACAAACAATGTTCGACGGTATCTAGAATATGTGAGAAGCTTTCCAAGTGGAGTGAGAAATTGTTACAGAATAAATGTAACATCTGGTACTAAATATTTAATCAGAGCTTCTTTCTATTATGGTAACTATGATGATTTAAATGACCCTCCACAATTTGATCTTCATTTTGGAGCTAATGTTTGGGATACTGTGAAGTTCCCCAATGCATCACGTATGAGATTCAATGAGATCATTTACAGTCCATCACAAGATTACATACAACCATGTCTTGTTAACACAGGCCAAGGGACTCCATTCATTTCGGCTATAGAATTGAGGCCTTTGAACAATGAAACTTACGTCACATCTTCAGTATTATCACTCTTCAATCGATGCAATTTAGGTTCCATCACAGACATAGAATACAG GTAcaaagatgatgtttatgaccGCATGTGGTTTTCTTATGAGTTAATTGATTGGAGACGATTAAGCACCTCACTTAACAACGATCATCTAGTTCAGAATATTTATAAACCACCAACAATTGTGATGAGCACTGCAGCTACACCAGTAAATGCTAGCGCCCCTTTACAATTTCATTGGAGTtcaaataatgaaaatgatcaaTACTACCTCTACATTCACTTTAATGAGGTTGAAGAGCTGGCCGCAAATGAAACTAGAGAGTTCAATATCACAGTGAATGACAAGTTATGGTTTGGACCTGTGACGCCTATATACCGGACACCAGATCTCATATTTAGTACAGAACCTTTGCGTAGAGCcgaaacatatcaaatttctcTTTCCAAGACAAAGAATTCAACCCTTCCACCCATCCTAAATGCCTTTGAGATTTATATGGCAAAAGACTTCTCACAATTAGAAACTCAACAGGATGATG TTGATAATATCACAAACATCAAGAATGCTTATGGAGTGACTAGAAATTGGCAAGGAGATCCATGTGCCCCTGTGAATTATATGTGGGAAGGCCTAAACTGTAGCACTGATGATGACAATAATCCCCCAAGAATCACATCTTT GAATTTGTCTTCAAGTGGATTGACAGGAGAGATATCATCTTCCATATCAAAGCTAACTATGTTACAATACTT GGATTTGTCAAACAATAGCTTAAACGGTCCTTTACCTGATTTTCTGATACAACTTCGGTCACTACAAGTCTT AAACGTGGGGAAGAACAATCTTACTGGATTAGTTCCAAGTGAACTCCTTGAGAGATCAAAAACAGGTTCACTATCACTAAG TGTAGATGATAATCCCGGCCTTTGTAAAAAGGAATCATGcagaaagaagaagaatttgTTTGTACCACTTATAGCATCGTTTTCAGCAATGATTGTAATCGTCTTGATTTCTCTTGGATTTTGGATATTCAAAAGAAAGAGACCAG GAGGATTTGGAAAAGTTTACTTTGGCACTCTACAAGATCAAACTGAAGTCGCTGTTAAGATGCTTTCACCATCATCAATGCAAGGTTATAAGGAATTTGAAGCAGAG gCACAACTTCTAACAGTTGTTCATCATAGAAATTTGGTCTCCCTTGTTGGATATTGTGATGAAGGTGAAATCAAAGCATTAATTTATGAATACATGGCCAATGGAAATCTCCAACAACATTTATTAG TGGAAAATTCAAATATGTTAAATTGGAATGAGAGACTTAACATTGCAGTTGATGCAGCACAcg GATTGGATTATCTGCATAATGGATGCAAACCACCTACTATGCATAGAGATTTGAAACCTTCAAACATATTACTAGATGAAAACATGCATGCCAAGATTGCTGATTTTGGTCTGAGTAGAGCTTTTGATAACGATATTGATTCTCATATATCCACACGCCCTGCTGGTACATTTGGTTATGTTGATCCAAA ATTCCAGAGAACAGGAAacacaaataagaaaaatgatatctACAGCTTTGGGATAGTTCTACTTGAATTGATCACTGGAAAGAAAGCATTAGTAAGAGCATCAGGAGAAAGCATTCACATACTTCAATGGGTTACTCCAATAGTTGAAAGAGGAGATATTCGAAGCATTATTGATGCAAGGTTGCAAGGTAAATTCGACATCAATTCGGCATGGAAAGTTGTTGAGATAGCCATGTCAAGCACTTCACCAATTGAAGTTGAAAGGCCAGACATGAGTCAAATATTGGCAGAGCTAAAGGAATGTCTATCTTTGGACATGGTTCACAGAAATAATGGAAGAGAAAGAGCTATAGTTGAATTGACTTCATTAAATATTGCATCAGATACCATTCCTTTAGCTAGGTAA